In a single window of the Acidimicrobiales bacterium genome:
- a CDS encoding GrpB family protein — MDPGDRHRLIVDKPEVADLVRPWDPRAVEVAARVAAMVADARPGTVVEHVGSTSVPGLAGKGVVDLLIEADPADVPAIAGVLLDLGFGPQTAADAFPPTRPMLRGGIEHDGRVFGLHVHVVPATSGEAARLRAFRDRLRSDPELRAAYEAHKRRILAEETTDPAAYQQAKDRFFDAPG; from the coding sequence GTGGACCCCGGCGACCGCCACCGCCTGATCGTCGACAAGCCCGAGGTCGCCGACCTCGTGCGGCCCTGGGACCCCCGCGCCGTCGAGGTCGCGGCCAGGGTCGCCGCCATGGTCGCCGACGCCCGGCCGGGCACGGTCGTCGAGCACGTCGGGTCGACGTCGGTGCCCGGCCTGGCCGGCAAGGGCGTCGTCGACCTCCTGATCGAGGCCGACCCTGCCGACGTGCCGGCCATCGCCGGCGTCCTGCTCGACCTCGGCTTCGGCCCGCAGACCGCCGCCGACGCCTTCCCGCCGACCCGCCCGATGCTCCGCGGCGGCATCGAGCACGACGGCAGGGTCTTCGGCCTCCACGTGCACGTCGTCCCGGCGACGAGCGGCGAGGCCGCCCGCCTGCGCGCCTTTCGCGACCGCCTCCGGTCCGACCCCGAGCTGCGGGCCGCCTACGAGGCCCACAAGCGCCGCATCCTGGCCGAGGAGACGACCGACCCGGCGGCCTACCAGCAGGCCAAGGACCGCTTCTTCGACGCCCCGGGTTAG
- a CDS encoding patatin-like phospholipase family protein, whose translation MTTSYPFTNLVFEGGGVKGIAYAGALAVLAERDVLPRVTAVAGTSAGAITAALVAVGYTPEELTETMLALDLRKFEDGKLEGPVRLVEKYGFYKGEAFLDWMREQVAAKVGSPDATFADLAAQGRPDLRVVATDLATQVPRVFSPSTSPTVAVAHAVRMSMSIPFFFAAVQDEGSVYVDGGAVWNYPVEIFDTGGPNVATLGFRFENTSAAPRPPSHVGDVVEYVKALYEAMSMVQTDFYRRSGADVERTVVVDDLGIKATEFAITDDQKHELIARGRAATDAFLNAWTPATATA comes from the coding sequence ATGACGACCAGCTACCCGTTCACCAACCTCGTGTTCGAGGGCGGCGGGGTGAAGGGGATCGCCTACGCCGGCGCCCTCGCCGTCCTCGCCGAGCGCGACGTCCTGCCCAGGGTGACGGCGGTGGCGGGCACGTCGGCCGGGGCGATCACGGCCGCCCTGGTCGCCGTCGGGTACACGCCCGAGGAGCTGACCGAGACGATGCTCGCCCTCGACCTCCGGAAGTTCGAGGACGGCAAGCTCGAGGGACCGGTGCGGCTGGTCGAGAAGTACGGCTTCTACAAGGGAGAGGCGTTCCTCGACTGGATGCGGGAGCAGGTGGCCGCCAAGGTCGGCTCGCCGGACGCCACCTTCGCCGACCTGGCGGCGCAGGGCCGGCCCGACCTCCGGGTGGTGGCGACCGACCTGGCGACCCAGGTGCCGCGGGTCTTCTCGCCGTCCACCAGCCCGACGGTCGCCGTCGCCCACGCCGTGCGCATGTCGATGTCCATCCCGTTCTTCTTCGCCGCGGTGCAGGACGAGGGCAGCGTCTACGTCGACGGCGGCGCGGTGTGGAACTACCCGGTCGAGATCTTCGACACGGGCGGCCCGAACGTCGCCACCCTCGGGTTCCGCTTCGAGAACACGTCGGCCGCGCCCCGGCCCCCGAGCCACGTCGGCGACGTGGTCGAGTACGTCAAGGCGCTCTACGAGGCCATGTCGATGGTGCAGACCGACTTCTACCGGCGCAGCGGCGCGGACGTCGAGCGGACCGTCGTGGTCGACGACCTCGGCATCAAGGCCACCGAGTTCGCCATCACCGACGACCAGAAGCACGAGCTGATCGCCAGGGGCAGGGCCGCCACCGACGCCTTCCTGAACGCGTGGACCCCGGCGACCGCCACCGCCTGA
- a CDS encoding lysophospholipid acyltransferase family protein → MKTLGSLGFPYRAPTHPTTVERRPAVRRTGPDYDTAWARRWPARVARVLAVEGLMRPAVAVLGSPERCGLDRLDGLEGPAIFAANHHSHLDTPLMLTSIPEPWRHRLVVGAAADYFFAGRVSGAVSALAMGAIPIERTKVTRRSADLAASLIGEGWSMLIFPEGGRSPDGWGQPFRGGAAYLSARCGVPVVPVHLAGTGGVLRKGDRLPVPGSTTVTFGTPLRPVDGEDTRRFAARIEREVAALGDEATTDWWTARRRAHAGATPSLSGPSAGAWRRAWSLGERNRGRRRPRPRWPDLR, encoded by the coding sequence GTGAAGACGCTCGGCTCGCTCGGGTTCCCGTACCGGGCGCCGACCCACCCGACGACCGTCGAGCGCCGGCCGGCCGTGCGCCGCACGGGGCCGGACTACGACACGGCGTGGGCCAGGCGGTGGCCGGCCAGGGTGGCGAGGGTGCTCGCCGTCGAGGGGCTGATGCGGCCGGCGGTGGCCGTGCTCGGCTCGCCCGAGCGGTGCGGGCTCGACCGCCTCGACGGGCTGGAGGGGCCGGCCATCTTCGCCGCCAACCACCACAGCCACCTCGACACGCCGCTGATGCTGACGTCGATCCCCGAGCCGTGGCGGCACCGCCTGGTCGTGGGCGCGGCGGCCGACTACTTCTTCGCCGGCCGGGTGAGCGGTGCCGTGTCCGCGCTCGCCATGGGCGCCATCCCGATCGAGCGGACCAAGGTGACCCGCCGCTCGGCCGACCTGGCCGCCTCGCTGATCGGCGAGGGGTGGAGCATGCTGATCTTCCCTGAGGGCGGGCGCAGCCCCGACGGGTGGGGCCAGCCGTTCCGGGGCGGGGCCGCCTACCTGTCGGCCCGCTGCGGCGTGCCGGTCGTGCCCGTGCACCTCGCCGGCACGGGCGGCGTGCTGCGCAAGGGCGACCGGCTGCCGGTGCCGGGGTCGACGACGGTGACGTTCGGGACGCCCCTGCGCCCGGTGGACGGCGAGGACACGAGGCGGTTCGCGGCCCGCATCGAGCGGGAGGTGGCCGCGCTCGGCGACGAGGCGACGACCGACTGGTGGACGGCGCGGCGGCGGGCCCACGCCGGCGCCACCCCGTCCTTGTCCGGCCCGTCGGCCGGGGCCTGGCGCCGGGCCTGGTCGCTCGGCGAGCGCAACCGGGGCCGCCGCCGCCCGAGGCCGAGGTGGCCGGACCTCCGCTGA
- a CDS encoding lactate racemase domain-containing protein translates to MPRPGFVLEVDRSTPPTLFHHGEGFRLERLPVGSRVVYPPEPLDALRDPDQAIRDALLHPLDCEPLPALLRPGMRLTIAFDDVSLPLPKMRRPDVRQRVIEAVLDLAAEAGVDDVVLIAALALHRRMTESELRHALGDRVYDAFAPHGLLTQHDAEDPSALAFLGTTDRGEEVEINRRAAESDLLVYVNINLVAMDGGHKSTATGLASYRSLRHHHNVRTMQHSRSFMDQHSSELHSSNWRMGKVIRDAGVRIFQIETTLNTNTFPEPFHFLQKREWEWSARDRATFVASSKALDRTPPKLARSIFHSIESPHQMTSVQAGDIEAVHRLTTEHVHRQHLVPVEGQTDVLTMGLPYISPYNVHSIMNPVLVMCLGLGYFFNLYRGRPLVRQGGVLIMSHPTPWEFHPVHHPSYIDFFEQVLAETTDPVEIESKYEESFATDEWYRHLYRTSYAYHGVHPFYMWYWGAHALQHLGGVIVVGGNQRAVRRLGFKPASTLADALEMATDVVGPDPSVTHFHAPPILMADVT, encoded by the coding sequence ATGCCCCGCCCCGGCTTCGTGCTCGAGGTCGACCGGTCGACCCCGCCGACCCTGTTCCACCACGGCGAGGGCTTCCGGCTGGAGCGCCTCCCGGTGGGGTCGCGGGTCGTCTACCCGCCCGAGCCGCTCGACGCCCTGCGCGACCCCGACCAGGCCATCCGCGACGCGCTCCTCCACCCGCTCGACTGCGAGCCCCTCCCCGCCCTGCTGCGCCCGGGCATGCGCCTCACGATCGCCTTCGACGACGTGTCGCTGCCGCTGCCGAAGATGCGCCGGCCGGACGTGCGCCAGCGGGTGATCGAGGCCGTGCTCGACCTGGCCGCCGAGGCCGGCGTGGACGACGTCGTGCTGATCGCCGCGCTCGCCCTGCACCGGCGGATGACCGAGTCGGAGCTGCGCCACGCGCTCGGCGACCGGGTCTACGACGCCTTCGCCCCGCACGGCCTGCTCACCCAGCACGACGCGGAGGACCCGTCGGCCCTCGCCTTCCTCGGCACCACCGACCGGGGCGAGGAGGTCGAGATCAACCGGCGGGCGGCCGAGAGCGACCTGCTCGTCTACGTCAACATCAACCTCGTCGCCATGGACGGGGGCCACAAGTCGACGGCCACCGGCCTCGCCAGCTACCGCAGCCTGCGCCACCACCACAACGTCCGCACCATGCAGCACAGCCGGTCGTTCATGGACCAGCACAGCAGCGAGCTGCACTCGTCCAACTGGCGCATGGGCAAGGTCATCCGCGACGCGGGCGTGCGGATCTTCCAGATCGAGACGACGCTCAACACGAACACGTTCCCCGAGCCGTTCCATTTCCTGCAGAAGCGGGAGTGGGAGTGGTCGGCGAGGGACCGGGCGACGTTCGTGGCCTCCTCCAAGGCGCTCGACCGCACGCCGCCGAAGCTGGCCCGGTCGATCTTCCACTCGATCGAGTCGCCCCACCAGATGACGTCCGTGCAGGCCGGCGACATCGAGGCCGTCCACCGCCTGACGACCGAGCACGTCCACCGCCAGCACCTCGTGCCGGTCGAGGGCCAGACCGACGTGCTGACGATGGGGCTGCCCTACATCAGCCCGTACAACGTCCACTCGATCATGAACCCGGTGCTCGTGATGTGCCTCGGGCTCGGCTACTTCTTCAACCTGTACCGGGGCCGGCCGCTCGTCCGCCAGGGCGGGGTGCTGATCATGAGCCACCCGACGCCGTGGGAGTTCCACCCCGTCCACCACCCGAGCTACATCGACTTCTTCGAGCAGGTGCTGGCCGAGACGACCGACCCGGTGGAGATCGAGTCCAAGTACGAGGAGTCCTTCGCCACCGACGAGTGGTACCGCCACCTGTACCGGACCTCGTACGCCTACCACGGCGTCCACCCGTTCTACATGTGGTACTGGGGCGCCCACGCCCTCCAGCACCTCGGCGGCGTGATCGTGGTCGGCGGCAACCAGCGGGCCGTGCGCCGGCTCGGGTTCAAGCCGGCGTCGACGCTGGCGGACGCGCTGGAGATGGCGACCGACGTGGTCGGCCCGGACCCGAGCGTCACCCACTTCCACGCCCCGCCCATCCTCATGGCGGACGTGACGTGA
- a CDS encoding zinc-binding dehydrogenase yields the protein MRALVFERSLPRFAAARVAGRLAPGRGARVGPLSLDDVDPPDLPGPGWVRVRPRLAGICGSDLATIDAVSSRWFEPIVSFPFVPGHEVVGDLEDGGRVVIEPVLGCAARGVDPPCPACAAGRLGNCERIAHGHLRPGLQTGFCADTGGGWGRELVAHGSQVHPVPDDLADEAAVMVEPAACAVHAALAVSEAAGVVVVLGAGTIGLCAVAALRRFRPPATLLAVAKHPEQRALALDLGADVVVAPGEVARGVRRATGTLVVDGRLAGGADAVVDCVGSAGSVADSLAVTRPRGRVVLAGMPGEVSVDLTPLWQREIELRGAYAYGTEQGGRRTFDLAFELVRAARLGRLVSATYPLDRYEEALAHAAEAGRRGAVKIAFDLRRERNR from the coding sequence GTGAGGGCGCTGGTCTTCGAGCGGTCGCTCCCCCGCTTCGCCGCCGCCAGGGTCGCCGGCCGCCTGGCGCCGGGCCGGGGCGCGAGGGTCGGGCCGCTGTCCCTCGACGACGTCGACCCGCCCGACCTGCCCGGCCCGGGCTGGGTGCGGGTGCGGCCCCGGCTGGCCGGCATCTGCGGCAGCGACCTGGCCACGATCGACGCCGTCAGCTCGCGCTGGTTCGAGCCCATCGTCAGCTTCCCGTTCGTGCCCGGCCACGAGGTGGTCGGCGACCTGGAGGACGGCGGCCGGGTGGTGATCGAGCCGGTGCTCGGCTGCGCCGCCCGCGGCGTCGACCCGCCCTGCCCGGCCTGCGCCGCCGGCCGGCTCGGCAACTGCGAGCGCATCGCCCACGGCCACCTGAGGCCCGGCCTCCAGACCGGGTTCTGCGCGGACACCGGCGGCGGCTGGGGCCGGGAGCTGGTCGCCCACGGCAGCCAGGTCCACCCCGTCCCCGACGACCTGGCCGACGAGGCCGCGGTGATGGTGGAGCCGGCCGCCTGCGCCGTCCACGCCGCGCTGGCCGTGTCCGAGGCCGCCGGCGTCGTGGTCGTGCTCGGCGCGGGGACGATCGGCCTCTGCGCCGTCGCCGCCCTCCGCCGCTTCCGGCCGCCGGCCACCCTCCTCGCCGTGGCCAAGCACCCCGAGCAGCGGGCGCTCGCCCTCGACCTCGGCGCCGACGTGGTGGTCGCCCCCGGCGAGGTGGCGAGGGGCGTCCGCCGGGCGACCGGCACGCTCGTCGTCGACGGCCGCCTGGCCGGCGGGGCCGACGCCGTCGTCGACTGCGTGGGCAGCGCCGGCAGCGTGGCCGACTCGCTGGCCGTCACCCGCCCCCGGGGCCGGGTGGTGCTGGCCGGCATGCCCGGCGAGGTGTCGGTCGACCTCACGCCCCTCTGGCAGCGGGAGATCGAGCTGCGGGGCGCGTACGCCTACGGCACCGAGCAGGGCGGGCGGCGCACGTTCGACCTCGCCTTCGAGCTGGTGCGGGCGGCCCGGCTGGGCAGGCTGGTGTCGGCCACCTACCCGCTCGACCGCTACGAGGAGGCCCTGGCCCACGCCGCGGAGGCCGGCCGCCGGGGCGCCGTGAAGATCGCCTTCGACCTGCGCCGAGAGAGGAACCGCTGA